The Hymenobacter sp. GOD-10R genome includes a window with the following:
- a CDS encoding sensor histidine kinase, producing the protein MTYSLPFRIPRMQVVRPLLLWALYIGFEYFVYSGWHKSPLLTWCFTLKDTVAAVVSFYFFSRVVLPRFVLQGRWLLTALSLVAIYYCWALVSYAVFLGLDYYQLDPKESYIYRILDQGLWVGVFSWHGVSIGLYDFSITAMLPIFGRFLQFLLTTSNHTLRLQRENLNLEVSFLKAQVNPHFLFNTLNNIYTMVVKQDERAPDMVQHLSDLMHYTVYESDAALVPLTKETAFLDAYLELERLRYGKKVRITYQKSGITDQQTITPLLFFPFVENAFKHGVDSSLDASWVAISLAADATQLRFEVSNSFSPTAPRREFGGVGIDNVKKRLALHYAPEEYDLTITRDQETYTYRVALTIRLTSVAQPDARPAPFLPSFAPAQ; encoded by the coding sequence ATGACTTATTCGCTTCCTTTCCGCATCCCACGCATGCAGGTCGTACGGCCGCTGCTTTTGTGGGCCTTGTATATTGGCTTTGAGTACTTCGTCTACAGCGGCTGGCACAAGTCGCCCTTGCTCACGTGGTGCTTTACGCTTAAGGACACGGTGGCCGCGGTGGTCAGTTTCTATTTCTTCTCGCGGGTGGTACTGCCCCGCTTTGTGCTACAAGGGCGCTGGCTCCTAACGGCACTGAGCTTAGTAGCCATCTATTATTGCTGGGCCTTAGTTTCATACGCCGTATTTCTAGGCCTTGACTACTACCAGCTAGACCCCAAGGAAAGCTACATCTACCGCATTCTGGATCAAGGGCTTTGGGTGGGTGTCTTCTCGTGGCACGGGGTCAGTATCGGTCTTTACGACTTCAGTATCACCGCGATGCTGCCCATCTTCGGCCGGTTCTTGCAATTCTTGCTAACGACGAGCAACCACACCCTGCGCCTACAACGCGAAAACCTGAACCTAGAAGTCAGTTTTCTCAAAGCCCAGGTCAATCCGCACTTCCTGTTTAATACCCTTAATAACATCTACACCATGGTGGTGAAGCAGGACGAGCGCGCCCCCGATATGGTGCAGCACCTCTCTGACCTTATGCACTACACGGTGTATGAGTCGGACGCGGCCTTGGTGCCACTCACGAAGGAAACGGCTTTCCTGGATGCGTACCTAGAGCTGGAACGGCTGCGCTACGGCAAGAAAGTCCGCATCACCTATCAAAAATCGGGTATCACGGACCAGCAGACCATCACGCCGCTGCTGTTTTTTCCTTTTGTCGAAAATGCCTTTAAGCATGGCGTCGATAGCAGCCTCGATGCCTCCTGGGTCGCTATTTCGTTAGCGGCGGACGCTACCCAGCTGCGGTTTGAAGTCAGCAACAGCTTCAGTCCCACGGCCCCACGGCGCGAGTTCGGGGGCGTAGGCATTGATAATGTGAAGAAGCGCCTAGCGCTCCACTACGCCCCCGAGGAGTACGACCTCACCATCACCCGCGACCAGGAAACCTACACGTACCGCGTGGCCCTAACCATTCGGCTGACGTCCGTGGCCCAGCCCGACGCTCGCCCCGCTCCCTTCTTACCTAGCTTTGCTCCTGCCCAATGA